One segment of Accipiter gentilis chromosome 26, bAccGen1.1, whole genome shotgun sequence DNA contains the following:
- the NSG2 gene encoding neuronal vesicle trafficking-associated protein 2 — translation MVKLGSNLNDKNSKQPSNEDGFQTVPLITPLEVNHLQFPAPEKVIVKTRTEYQPDQKNKGKLRVPKIAEFTVSFTDGVTERLKVTILISLALAFLACIVFLVVYKAFTYDHSCPDGFVYKHKRCIPASLDAYYSAQDSNSRGRFYTVISHYSMAKQTSSRAVSPWLSSGSVNHEAKAAKTEGH, via the exons ATGGTGAAGCTGGGGAGTAATTTGAACGACAAGAACAGCAAACAACCATCCAACGAAGATGGTTTTCAGACAGTTCCTTTGATCACACCTTTGGAAGTAAATCACCTGCAGTTCCCGGCTCCGgaaaag GTAATTGTGAAAACAAGAACAGAATATCAGCCTGAccagaagaacaaaggaaaactcAGAGTGCCCAAAATTGCTGAATTCACAGTCAGTTTCACTGATGGTGTAACAGAAAGACTAAAG GTCACTATTCTCATAAGTCTGGCTCTTGCATTCCTTGCCTGCATAGTGTTTCTTGTGGTATACAAAGCCTTTACTTACGACCACAGTTGCCCAGATGGATTTGTTTATAAG CACAAGCGGTGCATCCCGGCCTCACTGGACGCATACTACTCTGCACAGGATTCCAACTCCCGGGGCAGGTTCTACACCGTCATCAGCCACTACAGCATGGCCAAGCAGACCAGCTCCCGGGCCGTATCGCCCTGGCTGTCTTCAGGATCGGTAAACCACGAAGCCAAGGCTGCCAAGACAGAAGGTCATTAA